The Pseudomonadota bacterium sequence CTCGACGCGCCGCTCGTCCAAGCGCACGGCGTACCGCCTTATCAGGAATGAAGTAGCTATTGGCTAGGGTGATGCAGCTCTTGGCAGCGCGGATTTGGCGCAGGTAGGCTCGACGGATCAACCAGCGCTCGTGCACGAAATCGTTGGAGAGCACGCGAACGGGCGACTTCGTGCGAGAGTGCGCAGCCGGCGCATCAGCCGGTGCAAGTCCGCCGGTCATCGACCAGGTGCGGTAAAAAAGCGCGCGCAGCTCTTGTGCGGCCGGGCCTTGCACACGAACCATGTCGTCGCGGAACCCCTTTCCTCCTTCGGCTACGGGGGCCCATTCGTCGGCCAGATTCAGCCCGCCTGTGAGCGCGACGCGGTTGTCGATCACGAGGATCTTGCGGTGATCGCGGAAATAGACGCGATCGAGCATGAAGCGCTTCCGCCACGGCGCGATGGGGTGAAACTCCCGCACCTGGCAGCCGGCCTCACGCATCCGATCGAACACGGAGGCGCTGCTGTCGTAGCTACCAACGGCATCGTAGAGCACGTTGACCCGGAGTCCCTCCCTGGCTTTCGCAGCCAGCGCTTGTGCGAAGCGAAACCCTGTGCTGTCGGAGCCAAACCAGTACATCTCGAGCAGAATCTCTTGCCGCGCAGCTTCGATCTCGGAGAGCATGGCGGGAAAGCACCGCGCTCCATCGTGCAGGAACGTTATCC is a genomic window containing:
- a CDS encoding phosphatidylserine/phosphatidylglycerophosphate/cardiolipin synthase family protein, with amino-acid sequence MNLQTSAETMPLPSDACDHWVAGHRITFLHDGARCFPAMLSEIEAARQEILLEMYWFGSDSTGFRFAQALAAKAREGLRVNVLYDAVGSYDSSASVFDRMREAGCQVREFHPIAPWRKRFMLDRVYFRDHRKILVIDNRVALTGGLNLADEWAPVAEGGKGFRDDMVRVQGPAAQELRALFYRTWSMTGGLAPADAPAAHSRTKSPVRVLSNDFVHERWLIRRAYLRQIRAAKSCITLANSYFIPDKAVRRALGRAARRGVRVRVLVPGRSDVAAVQHASKRLYGTLLKRRIEVYEFTGSVLHAKSATIDDRWCTTGTFNFDHRSWRFSLEVNVAIEDRAAAAALRRRLERDIEVSRAVTLAAWRARPFGDRALQELFYALRRFL